A single genomic interval of Candidatus Angelobacter sp. harbors:
- the tsaB gene encoding tRNA (adenosine(37)-N6)-threonylcarbamoyltransferase complex dimerization subunit type 1 TsaB: MKILALEFSSNQRSAAVVEDGRVRGRAQDVGARGGRPLFMVESALREAGLEREQVDCLAVALGPGSYAGIRSAIALAQGWQLALGTKTVGVSSVECLAARARAERILGRVGVVIDAQRGEFYLAVYEIGDKTFRETEPLRLAAKSDVDRLDGSVIVGPDAAKWFAGGRELFPDAAVIGQLAATRRDFESAAKLEPIYLRETSFVKATPPRIIPAA; the protein is encoded by the coding sequence ATGAAGATTCTGGCGCTTGAGTTTTCTTCGAACCAGAGGAGCGCCGCCGTCGTTGAAGACGGCCGGGTCCGCGGTCGCGCTCAAGATGTCGGCGCGCGCGGGGGCCGCCCGCTGTTCATGGTGGAATCCGCGTTGCGCGAGGCCGGACTGGAACGCGAGCAGGTGGATTGTCTGGCCGTCGCCCTCGGTCCCGGTTCCTACGCGGGCATTCGCTCGGCCATCGCGCTGGCGCAGGGATGGCAACTGGCCCTGGGGACAAAGACTGTCGGCGTCAGCAGCGTGGAATGTCTGGCGGCCCGGGCACGGGCGGAAAGGATTCTTGGCCGGGTCGGCGTCGTCATTGACGCGCAACGCGGCGAGTTTTATCTGGCGGTCTATGAAATCGGCGACAAAACGTTTCGCGAAACTGAACCCTTGCGACTGGCGGCGAAGTCGGACGTTGATCGTTTGGACGGCTCGGTCATCGTCGGTCCGGATGCCGCCAAATGGTTTGCCGGGGGACGTGAGTTGTTTCCCGACGCGGCGGTGATTGGCCAACTGGCCGCGACGCGGAGGGATTTTGAGAGCGCCGCAAAACTGGAACCGATTTACCTGCGTGAAACCAGTTTCGTCAAGGCCACGCCGCCCCGCATCATCCCCGCCGCTTGA
- the tsaE gene encoding tRNA (adenosine(37)-N6)-threonylcarbamoyltransferase complex ATPase subunit type 1 TsaE: MATFISTNPDATLGLGERWGREIRAGWIIGLTGELGAGKTQLVKGIARGLGVITRVHSPTFALINTYDGGRLPLFHLDLYRLETRDQITAAGLDEYLFGPQGVTVVEWVERWLGQAAGQNSRGQGLPAHLRRVWIDTISGTERSIRYEDSGA; this comes from the coding sequence ATGGCTACGTTCATTTCGACAAACCCTGATGCCACGTTGGGACTCGGCGAGCGCTGGGGCCGTGAAATCCGGGCCGGCTGGATCATTGGCCTGACGGGTGAGCTTGGCGCGGGCAAGACACAACTGGTCAAGGGAATCGCGCGGGGGCTGGGCGTGATCACACGGGTGCATTCGCCGACATTTGCGCTCATCAACACCTACGATGGCGGCCGGCTGCCATTGTTTCATCTCGATCTGTACCGGCTCGAGACCCGGGACCAGATTACCGCCGCGGGGTTGGACGAGTATTTGTTTGGTCCGCAAGGCGTGACCGTCGTCGAATGGGTCGAGCGGTGGCTGGGGCAGGCCGCGGGTCAAAACTCCAGAGGGCAAGGTTTACCCGCGCACCTTCGGCGGGTCTGGATCGACACGATCAGCGGAACAGAACGAAGCATCAGGTATGAAGATTCTGGCGCTTGA